GAGACATTATTTGAAGGACCATATGTAGGGAAGAGTGGTGCATTTTTCCTCATTTCCCCTTTTCTATAATGCATAATAACTTATAGGTTTTTTCCTCTTTCATGTTTCATCGTTTTAAATAGCTGCCAGAGGCACCTAAAGCATATGATAGGTGCTTTCTTTGTGTTTCTTTGAAATTGaatacaataaatattttatttcatataaGTGTtttatggccctcatcaccataatatctgagcctctcaaactttaaaattaaagtttaaaCCTTTTTTACCTATTGTAGTTACATGTAATGCCTAAAATTAATATACTGAAAGAAGCCAGGTTCGTTTTTTTCCTCAGGTGActttgttcattttaaagcaCTCTTTGTATAGTTATTTTTACTGTTTCACCTGCATGGATTCTGCAAATGGCTCCACACATGGGTGAGAGAAATTTTCTGGAAATAGGAAActgttattgtttaaaaaaaaattgagagagtAGGCTGTTATGGTAGCTGACAACaatatatttctctcttttttttttttatttcaaattgtaCCTCACTACTCCCCTGTAAGTTATGGAAGCATTATTATCTTCGTTTTACagctgtctcagtttctccagaATGATTAATGATTTGTCCGTGTCACCCAGGAAGTCTTTGACTGAAACAAGAATAGAAGAAACTAAATCTCTTGCCTGCTAGTACATTGCCTTAATAGCAAGACCATCCTTCATTCCTTTTGCATCAGAGCACAGAACAGTGTGATAACTGCAAATTATTTATGGCATGATATCCTGAATGTACAAActggaaatatttctttctttcttttttatttttatttctaggtTAAAGTGAAAATACCTTTTGGAAATAAATACCTAGACGCTATCTTTTCTGTCCCAGACAAGATTTTAACACACGGAGTGATTCTTACTCATGGAGCTGGAGGAGATATGGATTTCTCTCATTTAGTTTCTTTGGTAGCCTATCTTGCATCCCGTGGACTTCTGTGCTTGAGATTTACCTGTAAAGGCCTTAACATTGCTTATAGGACTAAAGCATATAAAACAGTTGTGGTAAGAAAAGACCAGATTGCATTTTAAATTCTGGAAATTTTAGAGTCACAGCAAGACTCCAGGCTATTTGTtagttaatttttattaaaatccaCCTAAGCTATCATATGCTTTTTGCATACTACATTTCCTGTCACTACTAAGTATTAAAATGCTtttgtcatagagtttaaggtcaggagggaccaccagatcatctagtctgacctgtatcaCAGATCTTCCAGCCACCTTGGCACCAAGCCCAACAGCCAGAATTAGGTCAAAGTATTACAGTCTTCAGAAGACTAAATTAGGGTGTGCCACAGGCCAAGAACAGGAGGGACCAGGTTACCACCAATGCAGAGAAttgctaggatcatctgggtatatctgATCAAATCAAGTGACCCCAttccatgctgcaaaggaagatgagtaacccctaggtccccagtctgacctgggagaaaattcatTCCAATCACCAAAAATGGTGATCAGTTAAAACCTGAGTATGTGAGCtagacccaccagccaggcacCCGAGAGAGAATACTTTGTACCACCTCAGAGCATCTAGACACTCCATGTCCAGTGTCTTATCTTCAgctgtggaggaaaaaaagacagAGCACCTAGGGGTGGAGAGGGAGCAAGAGAATTTCCTTCTTGACTCCCACTGGTGGCTGActaaagccctgaagcatgagattttaggaacataagacattaGAAGCAGAAGTGACCCCTAGGGCTGCTGAGACTAGCCCCTTGTCACCACAAGCAAAAGTCATAAATCTCTCTCATAAACTTATTCAGCTCTGTCTTAAAAACTAAcgaattttttcccccacacaacTTCTGTTGGGAGGCTGTTCCCAAACCTTGCCTCCTTTGATGGTTAAAAATCTAATTTCCAGCCTATGCTTATGGAcaggtgtgtttttttgttttttttaaccatttgctCTTGTGCCAACATATTCTTTTAACTTAAATAGCTCTTTACCCTCCATGGTGTTTATCCCTCCAAccaatatatttatagagagcaataatATTCCCTCTTAGTGTTGTTTTGctagctaaacaagccaagctcttttagtTTCCTCCTCTTCTTGTGTAAGTAGTTTTTGTTGTATTTGACATCCTTCTACTATAATCATTCAAGACTAGATTGAGTGTTTAGGAAGATCCTCAAAGAATCTCTCAGTTATTTTTCAGCCCTGGGGAATGTGGGAGTGAGTAAAGCCCTTGAAAGGGTACAGGTTATTCCTGCCTTCCTGTTGCCCAGGCCAGCTATGCTAGCCAGAGAGTAGGAGTAGGaacgcccggtcaaaaagggacctgggcagctctggtcagcactgctcactgggctgttaaaagtctggttgggctaaggcaggctccctacctgcctggttctgcatggctcccagaagcagccggaaTATCCGGCTTCTAGGTGGCCGGggggctctgtgcattgcccccaccctgagcactggctccgcagctcccattgtccggaaACCGcacctgcagccaggggaagcatgcagagccccctggcccctccgcctaggagcaggacatgctggccgcttccgggagccacctgaggtaagcaccatctGGCTGGaacccacatcctgaaccccctcccgAACCTGATCCcactcctgcatccaaactccctcctgtaGCCTTTATGCCCTAACACaacccaatccccagccctgagccccctcccacattctgaacctcttgtccccagcccggagccccctcttgcacctcaagcccctcatcccccaccccagagcccgcaccctcagctggagccctcccactcccaaccccctatcccagcctggagccgactcctgcaccctgacccccctcatttctggccccactccagagccctcacctcctgcaccccagcccttaccccagcccagtaaaagtgagtgagggtggggggagagccagcaatggagggagggggatggagtgaacagtGGCGGTGCCTCGGAGAAGAagtggcaggagcagggccttggggaaggggcagggcaagggtattCGGTTTTGTGTAATTAGAAAGTCGGCAACCCTAGGTAGGAGGTAGACCCAAAACTTTGTCCATACCTTGCAGCACCTGCTCTCCGGACACACTCTGTGTCAGACCCACACCCAAGATTCAGGTAGGCCTAGCAAGTGAGTCAGGGAGTCATACTCACCTCCTTGGCTGAATAAGACAAGAGCACAGTCCAGCCCTCTGAGGTTCCCTTCGCACTTTGATATCACAGTTGTTTGTATATGTTGTGTTTTAACTCTATTTTACTGAAATTAGATCTTGCTGATATTAATGCAGGCCTTCTGAGGAGCTTTGTGTTgaagtttctttaaaaatacacaatAATATTGTTTTTCTAACCAGATTGTTGGTTAGGAAATCGGAAATATGATATTGTATTGAAAGTTTATTTAGAGAACACTGGCAGGATActtctcaattttaaaaaatattttatttataattcatAATCTTTTGGTAAATTTGAAATTGAAAAGTTCCCTCACTACATTGATCTTTTTACCTTACACAGTGGTGTATTATTGTAGGGTAGCTTGTGAGTATTGGGCTTATTAAATTGTTCTTGCTTTAAAAGTATTGCAGAAGTACTTGTTTGTGGGTATGAGAAAGTGAGGAGAAGAAACATTACATATAAATAAATAGACTGTCTTATTGGGGAAGTGTCCAATTTCAGATTCTTCAGCTACAACAATTTTTTATATCATGTATCTTAAAATGCTGtcttttaaacaaatgaaaaatgctgtttcattTCCTTAGGAATATTTAAAGTCCTCTGGTGAATATAAACTTTCTGGTGTCTTTCTTGGAGGTAAGGGGGAGGGATGTATGTCTTTGTTTACAATCTTAGCCCTAATGGTGGTTTTAAGAGTACATTGTATAATTACATTCCTGAGGGGTGGGGAAAATTGTGAGTCCTCAGGACTGATGCAAAGGCCATGAAGCCCATAGCTCCCGAGGCCTCTGTGCAGTTATGTCTTAATCTGTTACTTGACCCATTATTTGACACAGATATAACTGAGGGAGAATATGGATGGATATCTAGGGAGATTGAAATCAGATGATCAGTTATGATTTCCATCTACTTCCAATTAAGTACTTCATTGATAGTGTCCTTTAACTACCTGACACTCAATACTCGTAAATAACATATGTAATATACAGAACAGTAGTACTTAGCAATATTACTTTTACAATCTATTCTCAGCAATAATCTTACTTTTTCCAGTACTTTTTGTCTTCAGCTGTCAAACTCCAGACTATATATAGAAATAAACTagctttttctttattaaaactgTTTCCATACAAAGGTCAGTAGTTTCGAAAATCTATAATAAAGTAATAAGATCCAGTTCTAAAAGTTACCCTTTGTCACTTTATACGGTTTAATGTTTGTGTACATTTTATTTAGCCACATGAAACCCATATTAGATCCTGGATTTGCATGGAAAGGGCTATGACAAGCTGTCTCTAGTGATCTGTAACTTGACAGTATACACAActcaatttttatttaataaaatgtacaCTGGATGGTAAACTGAATGTCATTTAAGTATTCACCCCATCTGTACATGTTCTGCTACTGCATGCAGTAGCAGAACAATAGAAAAGATGgatttacttacacacacacattatcaAAGGGGAAGGATTTCATACATGGTGTAGGCCAGTGGAATAATACCTGCTTATACCCGTTCTAAATGTGCTTCCTTGTATAAAGGAAACCTAAAAACAAATTGGATATCAAATATACAAATGTCTTTAATATTGAATAACTAAGAAAAATacacttaaatatatatatatgcacgaATAGTGAAAGTACTTGTGCCACTGGTATCTTAGCTCTTCTTGCTGTTATTCAGTACTCAGACCTTTTTCTCCAGGTCGTCTTGTAGGTAACTGCGCCTGCCTAGGGGTTAGTAGGATTTACATGATTCCAGGATCTCCAGTTCTCCTCCCATTAAGCTAAAGGCAAAACCAAACCCCCTCTGACTCCAACAGCCCTCACAAACAATTTAATCCAGCCATCTACAGAACCTCAATTAAAAAATGTGATCCATCAGCTATTGTGGCTTCTTTTGGGGGAGATACCTTGATGACCTCATGTTGTCACTCATAGAATTACCTCATACAGGTTTCATCTTCTCAGTTTGTATCTATATGTTTAAGCTGGAGTTTAAAGTAGTAGAGCAGATACTTGAAATAGATCCACTGTGTATATCTTGGCCTGATTTGAAGTGTGGGTCACAGGAACTTTGTTTTTACTACTAACCAACTAAGGCAGCTTGGAAAGAATCAATACTATGTCTTTGTGGAACAAGAATATAGTAACCATTGTTCTATAGTATTTCAAGTGTCCTGAAATCTAGTTTTTCTGCATTCTTCATACAGCCTACTTAAATATGAGTTATTGCCCACTTCTTGTCGTTCTATCCTGCTCCCTTGCCCACTCCCCCAAAAAAGTATTCTATTTTCTGATCCCCTGTTGCTTTCTTTATCATGGATGTAAAATCATTAAGTGCCCCCAGTTCAGTTATCTGACAGCGCCAAAATTCTGCATGGTAGTCTACAATGACCTGGTGAACAAAAGTCCCTCAGTTGCCCCTTCATAGTCATTTTGTAGAGTATATGCCATATTAGTGTTACAACATACACCGAATTGGATAACTTTTAGGAATAGTGATTCTCAGTATGAATGTAAATGATGTGATAGTAAACATAATTTTTATTCTTTATGTTTAAATGGGAGATAGGTCGTTCGATGGGTTCACGAGCCGCTGTCTCTGTGGCACGTCAGATTAGCCAGGATGACAATGAGGATTTCATTCACGGTCTGATATGTTTATCTTATCCACTTCATCAACCAAAGCTTCAGTCCAAACTCCGGGAtgaagatttattttttattaagtgTCCTGTGCTGTTTGTCTCAGGATCAAAAGATGAGATGTGTGAAAAAGTGAGTTGAGTTATAAAGGGGAGGAAATAGGAAACTGTTCAAATGTGGTTAGCACTAGTATCCAAAGATGATGGTGATAATAGACAGTCTTCTCCAACCACTGATGTGCTGCAAGAAGCTCCAGGCAGGGAACTCTACCTCCAAATTTAAAAAGTTGGGATGCTTTTTTGATGGATATCACACCTTCCCTGGATATTGCCAGGTCATCCCTACTACAGATATCTCTGAACAgaattttgtttgccttttgaaTGGACCAGATAGCACCAAATGGCaagtattacttttaaaaaaaggcctTGGGGAGAATTTACCTGGGTGTTCTAAAGAAATCTTAGCTCCCCTCCCATTTCAGATTACACAAAGTGTATACTGTGCTGTACTATCAATAAAGTCAGTGTATTTTTCAGGACAAATAAACATATTTCTGGCAAAGTTTGCTTGCTCAGTGGTGCTGTCTCTTCCTGTGGAGGAAGGGTTCTGCAAACCAAACTCCACAAAAGTATCCAAGTGCTAGTAACAGTCAGAAAGTAATGTTCAGCAAGGTCTGGAGTTTATCTTATCTACTTcatggggaaaaggagagatATGTAAATCAGATTCGGGATGTATGTTACAGGAGCCTTACAAAATCCTGCTATGACTTAAGACTATGTGCACTTAACTCTCCAGGCCTAGGAAGTGTTTCTGGCATGTCATAACATTTTAACGAGTGGTTACAACAGAATAGCAAGCATATAGAGTGCTTGGAGTATACACTCTTACTGTGAAAATTCTTAGGTCTGTGAAGTAAGTCCATCTATCCTCTGAATAACCTTTGCATTGGGGAAAATCCTACAGCAGGGATCagcagcctgccagggtaagccccctggcgggccgggccaatTTGTTTACtagccgtgtccgcaggttcggccgattgcggctcccactggccatggttcgctgttccaggcaaATGGGGGccgcgggaagcggtgcgggacAAGGGATGTTCTGGCCTCTGCTtcctgcaacccccattggcctggaatggcgaaccatggccagtaggagccacgatcagccaaacctgtggacgcagcaggtaaacaaaccagtccagcccgctagggggcttaccctggcagccgtgtgccaaaggttgccgatccctgtcctACAGAGTAGGAGCTAGTCCTAAAACTATTATACTGATATTCCATTATCTGCTGTGACCTATGAGACTGGACTTCACATGTCTGTGaaagttcctccattttgttgttgctgttttgacCCACTGGCAGCAGGAATGGATGGCTTTCAGTGACTTATGGGAGAAGACTTCAGATAGATGTGTCCTTCTTTGTTTTCTGGACTTTCGTTTCATGTGAGTGACTAACATTGGGCAAAGTACTCTGAAGAGGTTATACTGTTGGATTATGATGTCATAATCTGTTTatcaattcatttaaatgcaCTCAGAATTCTATTTGcattttctgctgctgcttgttAAGTTAGGATGGACAAAATGATGATTACGATCCACATGATTTCTGGCATATAATAATTTTTTCCTCTTGATTTTTATAGAAATTATTGGAAGGTGTGGCAAGCAAAATGAAGACCCCTAAAAAAATTCATTGGGTTGAAAAAGCAAACCATGGCATGACAGTGAAAGGACGAACAGCAGATGATATTATGATGGAAATAAGCACACAGGTTTTTTCATGGATCAAAGAAATAATTGAACAGGAGTACAAATAATTTCCAACAGTTAAACATCAGTTACATTAACCTTCCTTAAATGTAAAGGGCTTGTTTGACTTGCCAAAGAGAGCATTAGAAAAGAGCCATTCCTACATGAGGCCTACATGATTCAGAACAGGTCATTCTGCAAATATTAAGTGTAAACatacataaatatttttgaatccAAAACCGCTATGCAATGTGAACAAGGTAGTAATACCATTTTTTAAAGGTGAAGATCACAAAACATGTAAAATATTAACGATGGGGCACTACTTTTCTATATTTCAGTTTTAGTGGTGTATCCATTTGTTGGTCTGTGTGACCAAAcaatacctttttattttttttggtactGTTTAGTTAGTGTGTTTTCAAAGATTACTGCAAAATAAACTACATTTTCTACTGGAGCTGAAATTTTTAGTCTGATTTATTCCCAGCTGTATTGCAGACACTGTGGTTAATTTGCAAAGGCACTGTCATATTCAATCCCCCTTTCACTCACaactttttggggaaaaatatcCATTTTGGGCCATAACTTTAAAGGTCAGTTTCTgccctgccttgcaccttgtgtagacCTTTACTCCTTTGGAAAGTGACTCTTCTGgtgccattctgatttggtagcattttgcacccTCTTTGCACAGCCATAATTACACAAGGTGGAAAGCAGTAGAGAATCAGGTAATGTGTATATTTAGTTTCTGTGGGAAAGTGATTTTAAGCCCCCGCCCCCTGAAAGGTCTGATTGGTCACTTTGGGATTATTTGGTCAGGGAAAAAACgtttttctgctttaaaagaGTTGTCAACAATTTTTGTGTGAAAATAGCTCAAACAGCTGAAATTCACTTCAAACATGACATTTATTTAGTCCTAATTACTTAGGACTAATTATTTTACAGCATAAAGCCTGGGGGAGACAGAGGAGAAATAGCAAAGCTGTTGGATATCAAAAGTTTGTTCTAGTGTGTACATTATGTTTATAGAGGCATacaaaaatgtttggtttgaTGGATTTGCGAAGGGTGcagttagtttttattttatgtatttactcTAGTAAATTCATagtgcagtttaaaaaaatgtgtttttcttagTTTCAGCTGAACCAGTTCCCCTTTTTCTGGTGCATGTATGCGCCATAGTAACTGCAGGATTTAGAATTAGAGTGTGATGTTGGACACTGCAGGCCCAGTTCATCCCTTGTGGAACTCCGCTGACTTCTATATTTTGCCTGGGGCTTTGGGATGGCTTTATACTGGGGAAAATATCTATAATAGGGCTTTTGCTAGTATACAAATAATCATAAAAAATCACACCCTGAACTGATATTACTATATTGGCAAGTTTCCAAAGTAGACGTGTCCTTAGATTATTGTGCTTAAATAGATGCAGCAAACTCATTTACAATGACAGCAGACAGACAGCTCAGTCCCTgacatactcctgggggaattctgcacctctCTTCATGCGCAGAGTTTTTGTCTTCAGCCAGTTTCTTTACTTCCCCagagaaaaattactttctgatggggaagcaaagggaagccacaggaAGTATGTTTTGGCcaagaggtaaatcactgtgcgGCAGGGgccgggactggggaagacccggctATTGGCTCCTATTCTGCGTCAGGTTCAGCTTCtaatcccagctgggctggggacgaCATGACTTCGTCTTCCCCAGCACGGCAtgtggggctgggtcagaccctcccccagatttctccccggctgcaggaagctctgcaagcACTTCCTCCTCACCtctttccttcttcccctcccccccacttcctgcccccattgctccgcAGCTGCATGggaagggatcactgtacagggagctgatttcccccatctgcccaacccccatgcatccagaccccctcattcCCAGATCCTCCTGCTGAGCATCACCGCCTACGGCCCAATGAGCCCCACTCTCCCTGTACCTGACCACCCACACCCAGAAGCCCAGCCACTGAGCCCCGACCAGCTACACCTGGATCTGCACCCCACTAAGCCCCCTCACACTCAGACCCCCCCACTGAGTTCTATCCCCTCACAACCAAACCTGCccttgctgagccccaaccaccttctcCAAGACCCCCCTGCAgtgtcccattaccattgcatcCAGAACCTCCTAACAAGCCCCAGTGCATCCGGAttccctcctcacacacacccagattCCCCCATGGAGACACCTGCACCCGGATTGCCTCACACAGAACTCTCTTAACACACACCTGGatctccccaccccaaacccctacaCTGCGATCCTGCCATGCTGAGCATGCCTACCCACATCTGGTGCACCTGGTAGGGAGGAGTAGGgccctggggcaggcccagtccttgtgctgtttcagggctgggtgcagcctcaccacttgGTGCAGCCAgtcacatttatttgacaaaaattgcagaattttaaaatgtgcacagaatttttaactttttttggcTTAGAATGCCCTCAGGAATACTGGCAAAATGAGTATCATGAGTATATAATGAAATAGTTCCTTTTCACAGCCACTTACGATGTCCAGACTTGAAAGCAGCAAAACCAGTTAGCCTGATATTTCTCATTTTTGTCCATGTTTCTGCAGAAGTGTAATACCCAGTAAGGCTTAAGTGTTGTTGGGACAACAGGAACACAACACAACTTGTTTGTTATCCATATGAAAGACTTGTTTTTGAACAGCTGCGATAGTGAAGGGGAAACTTGAAAGAgaacaatgatttaaaaatacttatgaTGTTAAGCCAGCTAATCGACTTGCTTGATGAGAGTTGGCACTATTAAATTACATTGCAGCCAACGCTGTATTATTAGTGCTGGATTTGAGAGGCCACTACTACCAAAATATTTGTGAAATCATTTTTTCACTTCATGATAATCCATTGGAAGGCTGAAAATTTAAATGTTTGCATGCAGATATTGTTTTCTCCAGTTTCTTATTGTAGGATTGCTCATGAgtactggcaaaaagaaaaggagtacttgtggcaccttagagactaaccaatttatttgagcatgagctttcgtgagctacagtgaagtgaagtgagctgtagctcacgaaagctcatgctcaaataaattggttagtctctaaggtgccacaagtactccttttctttttgcgaatacagactaacacggctgttcctctgaaacctgtcatgagtACTGGGCTACTGGCATTCATTTTATTCAGCAGAAAATACAGCATTGGAAGCACTTTAAACAGGCCAAGTAGACTTGACTTTAGAGTCCATTCCTAGCCATACAGACTCTGAATTCATTAGCTATAATATGAAGACAATAAGACAAACCTCATTTTGGTTGGGAAACATTCTATTTTTAGAGTTTGGAGAATTTAAACCTAATTTAGTATCATaattgggtctgatcctgctgtcCCTTCACATACAGTGCTTCCACTGATATCAGTGTGCAAATTAGTGACTGGTTTAAACAAGTCCATTAGTTTCAGGAGATACAGGTAATTTCTTAAAACGATGGACCCTATTCATGAAAAATGATCAGATTTATTTGACTTTAGTAGCAACTGCTACATTGCCTGATacggtaactcctcacttaacatctaCCGGTTAATGTCATTTCGTTGTTACATCACTGACATAGGCACccactctgtgggtgctctggggctggagcacccacggataaaaattagtgggtgctgtACACCctctggcagccaagctccccgtcccacctcctcctcccctgagcgcgctgcatccctgctcctctgctaCCTCCCAGTGTTTGCTGTCAAACAGCCGTTTGACGGTGTTAGCATGCTCcggtagggagggggagcagcgggaatacggcatgctcaggggaggaggtggggaagaggcggggcgggggggatttggggaaggagttggaataggggcagggacggggtggagttggggcagggactttggggcagggattggaatgggggcagggcaggtgttGGGCCtcttggaaggggtggagtggtggcagggctgggggcagaaggggagtcCAGCACCCAGGGGAAAGCAGGGAAGTCGGCACCCATGATcactgatcaattagggaacatgctcatttaaagttgtgcaatgctcccttataaggttgtttggcagccgcATCCTTTGTCCAcagcttgcagaaagagcagcacattggagctagctggtggaggcttggaaccagggtggaccggcagccccccatcagcttccctaagttctctgtgcagcagctgcccagcagactatcaattgctgggcagttcaggtgtccctcttcccactgccatgtgctgctcctgccctctgccttggagctgcttctgggagcctcctgcttgctgtacagggggtggggggaagaggggtgctgatgtcagggtgtccccctcctctgctcctgtcccccgctcgtgtaccccatctccacagagcggggtg
The nucleotide sequence above comes from Caretta caretta isolate rCarCar2 chromosome 1, rCarCar1.hap1, whole genome shotgun sequence. Encoded proteins:
- the TEX30 gene encoding testis-expressed protein 30 isoform X2; amino-acid sequence: MLLSAIGWRGWAAAGPGLGPCRGGEGAGSAVKVKIPFGNKYLDAIFSVPDKILTHGVILTHGAGGDMDFSHLVSLVAYLASRGLLCLRFTCKGLNIAYRTKAYKTVVEYLKSSGEYKLSGVFLGGRSMGSRAAVSVARQISQDDNEDFIHGLICLSYPLHQPKLQSKLRDEDLFFIKCPVLFVSGSKDEMCEKKLLEGVASKMKTPKKIHWVEKANHGMTVKGRTADDIMMEISTQVFSWIKEIIEQEYK
- the TEX30 gene encoding testis-expressed protein 30 isoform X3; amino-acid sequence: MGDYTEVKVKIPFGNKYLDAIFSVPDKILTHGVILTHGAGGDMDFSHLVSLVAYLASRGLLCLRFTCKGLNIAYRTKAYKTVVEYLKSSGEYKLSGVFLGGRSMGSRAAVSVARQISQDDNEDFIHGLICLSYPLHQPKLQSKLRDEDLFFIKCPVLFVSGSKDEMCEKKLLEGVASKMKTPKKIHWVEKANHGMTVKGRTADDIMMEISTQVFSWIKEIIEQEYK
- the TEX30 gene encoding testis-expressed protein 30 isoform X1; protein product: MDFSHLVSLVAYLASRGLLCLRFTCKGLNIAYRTKAYKTVVEYLKSSGEYKLSGVFLGGRSMGSRAAVSVARQISQDDNEDFIHGLICLSYPLHQPKLQSKLRDEDLFFIKCPVLFVSGSKDEMCEKKLLEGVASKMKTPKKIHWVEKANHGMTVKGRTADDIMMEISTQVFSWIKEIIEQEYK